In Saccharomycodes ludwigii strain NBRC 1722 chromosome III, whole genome shotgun sequence, one DNA window encodes the following:
- the YPD1 gene encoding Ypd1p (similar to Saccharomyces cerevisiae YDL235C | YPD1 | tYrosine Phosphatase Dependent), with the protein MTSIIPNDVINWDILNEIISMDEDDPDFSKELIRQFIEQAKQTFDQIQDLLQQCASSSDTRSLLQEISNLGHFLKGSSSALGLTRIAWYCECIQNYGNLKNYGGSHTIRQDNGPNNNNNNIPAFIKLLKNALKNARIEFELARSELSKYYKEEL; encoded by the coding sequence atgaCAAGTATAATACCTAATGATGTTATTAACTGGGATATCCTAAATGAAATTATATCTATGGATGAAGATGATCCAGACTTTTCCAAAGAATTAATACGCCAGTTCATTGAACAAGCTAAGCAAACATTTGATCAAATACAAGATTTACTACAACAATGTGCTAGCAGCAGTGATACAAGGAGTTTGTTGCAAGAAATTAGCAATTTGGGTCATTTCCTAAAAGGTTCTAGTTCAGCTTTGGGTCTAACCAGAATAGCTTGGTACTGTGAGTGTATACAAAACTACGGGAATCTAAAAAACTATGGTGGGTCACATACTATAAGACAAGATAATGGCcctaacaataataataataatatcccTGCTTTTATtaagttattaaaaaatgcaTTAAAAAATGCCAGAATAGAATTTGAATTAGCCAGATCAGAGTTATCTAAATATTATAAGGAGGAATTATAG
- the MGS1 gene encoding ssDNA-dependent ATPase MGS1 (similar to Saccharomyces cerevisiae YNL218W | MGS1 | Maintenance of Genome Stability) has translation MVEQLVLCPLCNKKVPFLSINKHLDLGCSKKLEISSNSDNTTGTPTHTMLKNTNNSNIKNTLAPSKQSNLINFFSQNSKKLNNSEPSVSKSERITILDGEEEDGGKNDDVDGDDNEKKEKDLISVDVTDHEEAHHATKNYTDENTKRKLDQTDIEEKDNENRKKYLNKISHLPLSEKIRPSTLSEYVGQDHLLDSSDGILYKFLISNRIPSMILWGPPGVGKTTLARLIVKFTNNYTSATATKNKYTLIETSATVATVQELRKIFEKAHKNYILTKYTTVLFIDEIHRFTKSQQDVLLPYIENGDIILVGCTTENPSFQLNNALLSRVQVFTLNKMTQENMFKVLESGIKMLNNYRSPAEQLKFEDNVLEYICKLSNGDTRRSLNILELVCTNVQVDPTKSITLEETQNILNNKQNIFYYDAKGDNHYDTISAFHKSIRGGDANASLYYLAKMLTSGEDPLYIARRMIRIASEDIGLINSKMLPLAVAAHDAVMKVGLPEADLCLAQCCVELAKSPKSVKLYRAWNNIKSSLRENKYELASSEIPLHLRNAPTKLMADLGYKKDYKYNPDYVNGECDQTYFPEKVLQNIGLNKAELNFLENAPDLGNIVDSDKH, from the coding sequence ATGGTTGAACAATTAGTGTTGTGCCCATTATGCAATAAAAAGGTACCCTTTTTATCGATTAACAAGCATTTAGACCTGGGATGTTCCAAAAAACTTGAAATTTCTAGTAACTCGGACAATACCACCGGTACTCCTACGCATACcatgttaaaaaatactaataattctaatattaaaaacacaTTGGCACCTTCTAAACAATCTAACttaatcaattttttttcacaaaattctaaaaaattgaataactCTGAGCCATCAGTGTCAAAATCTGAGAGAATTACCATCTTAGatggagaagaagaagatgggGGAAAAAATGACGATGTTGATGGTGATGATAacgagaaaaaagaaaaagatctTATATCGGTTGATGTTACTGACCACGAAGAGGCACACCATGCTACTAAAAATTATACCGATGAAAATACCAAGAGGAAACTGGATCAAACAGATATTGAAGAGAAAGATAATGAGAATCGtaagaaatatttaaataaaataagtcATTTACCCTTGAGTGAAAAAATAAGACCGTCTACCTTAAGCGAATATGTAGGACAAGATCATTTATTGGATAGTAGTGATGGGATATTGtacaaatttttaattagcAACAGGATACCTTCAATGATACTTTGGGGCCCTCCAGGTGTAGGTAAAACAACACTTGCCCGATTAATAGTAAAATTCACCAATAATTACACTTCTGCTACTGCCACGAAGAATAAATATACTTTGATTGAGACCAGTGCTACAGTTGCTACTGTACAAGAATTGAGAAAAATTTTCGAAAAAGCtcataaaaattatatattaaccAAATATACCactgttttatttattgatgaGATACACCGCTTCACCAAGTCACAACAAGATGTGTTATTACCATATATAGAGAATGGTGACATAATTTTAGTTGGATGTACCACTGAAAATCCTAGCTTTCAACTAAACAATGCACTACTCAGTAGAGTACAAGTTTTCACATTGAATAAAATGACACAGGAGAATATGTTTAAAGTCTTAGAAAGCGGAATAAAGATGCTCAATAATTATAGATCTCCAGCAGAACAATTGAAATTTGAAGATAACGTCTTGGAGTATATTTGTAAATTGAGTAATGGTGATACAAGAAGaagtttaaatattttggaatTGGTGTGTACCAACGTACAGGTAGATCCAACTAAATCAATAACGTTGGAGGAAACACAAAATATcctaaataataaacagaACATATTTTACTATGATGCCAAGGGAGACAATCATTATGATACCATATCCGCCTTTCATAAAAGCATAAGAGGCGGTGATGCAAATGCTAGTTTATACTATTTGGCTAAAATGTTAACTAGTGGAGAAGATCCATTATATATAGCTAGGAGAATGATAAGAATAGCCAGTGAAGATATAGGATTGATCAATAGTAAGATGTTGCCATTGGCAGTGGCAGCACATGATGCAGTAATGAAAGTTGGGCTACCAGAAGCAGACCTATGTTTAGCACAATGTTGTGTTGAACTGGCTAAATCACCTAAGTCGGTAAAGTTGTATAGAGCATGGAATAACATCAAAAGCTCATTAAGAGAAAATAAGTATGAGTTAGCTAGTAGCGAAATACCGCTACATTTAAGAAATGCTCCTACGAAACTAATGGCTGATCTTGGTTATAAAAAAGACTATAAATATAACCCCGATTATGTAAATGGGGAATGTGACCAAACATATTTCCCGGAGAAAGTGTTACAAAATATCGGTCTGAATAAAGctgaattaaattttttagaaaatgcACCTGACCTGGGAAACATTGTTGATTCAGACAAACATTAA
- the PHO13 gene encoding 4-nitrophenylphosphatase (similar to Saccharomyces cerevisiae YDL236W | PHO13 | PHOsphate metabolism) codes for MTINIDKQQPIKISSKKLAQDFLDKYDTFLFDCDGVLWSGSILLPKVKETLKLLAKLNKQLIFVTNNSTKSRKNYTKKFASFGIDVTEDQIIGSSYATATYIHNVLKMPTVGTKIWIVGESGIEEELKQYGYETIGGSDEKLLEEWNPSTTPFLPLDPNVKCVVVGLDTKINYHKLCIAFQYLTTVRDNKETLFIATNNDSTFPSHNMILPGVGSIVESLVTSTGRNPIICGKPYTPMLDALFEAKPNLVKERCCMVGDRLNTDIKFGIDGKLGGTLLVLTGIETEQNLLSENTDASELPKYYANKLGDLYELIEPLLQ; via the coding sequence atgactATTAATATCGACAAACAACAACCTATTAAAATAAGTTCTAAGAAACTTGCTCAAGattttttggataaataTGACACTTTTTTATTCGATTGTGATGGTGTTTTATGGTCAGGTTCCATCTTATTACCTAAGGTCAAGgaaactttaaaattgCTAGCCAAGTTGAATAAACAGTTAATTTTTGTCACCAACAATTCTACCAAGTCTAGAAAGAATTATACAAAGAAATTTGCTAGTTTTGGCATTGATGTGACAGAAGATCAAATTATTGGATCAAGTTATGCAACTGCCACTTACATCCACAACGTATTGAAAATGCCAACTGTTGGAACCAAAATTTGGATTGTGGGAGAAAGCGGAATTGAAGAGgaattaaaacaatatGGTTACGAAACTATCGGTGGAAGTGATGAAAAGTTATTGGAAGAATGGAATCCCTCCACCACACCATTTTTACCGCTAGACCCTAATGTTAAGTGTGTTGTTGTCGGTTTAGACACAAAGATAAATTATCATAAGTTGTGTATTGCATTTCAATATTTAACCACTGTCCgtgataataaagaaacCTTATTTATTGCAactaataatgatagtaCTTTTCCAAGCCACAATATGATTTTACCAGGTGTTGGTTCGATAGTAGAATCATTGGTAACAAGCACTGGTAGAAACCCTATTATTTGTGGTAAACCATACACTCCTATGCTGGATGCCCTTTTCGAGGCCAAACCTAACTTAGTTAAAGAAAGATGTTGTATGGTTGGCGATAGATTAAATACTGATATCAAATTTGGTATTGATGGTAAACTAGGAGGTACTTTATTGGTTTTGACCGGAATAGAAACTGAGCAGAATTTGTTGTCTGAAAACACCGATGCATCAGAATTGCCTAAATATTATGCTAATAAATTGGGTGACTTATATGAATTAATTGAACCCTTGcttcaataa
- the ALG9 gene encoding dolichyl-P-Man:Man(6)GlcNAc(2)-PP-dolichol alpha-1,2-mannosyltransferase (similar to Saccharomyces cerevisiae YNL219C | ALG9 | Asparagine-Linked Glycosylation), with product MISNHKLNKTSVLLVIILFIIRCGIAPVFSLISDCDETYNYLDPLNFLLRGFGKETWEYSPVYSIRSWAFLLPFYSILKPLSAIGLLPSDLLFFSLRFVLGAFSALSEIYLFKQLLTTFNLTQANWWLFLQIFNPGWFHACVELLPSSFAMILLLLSTGHFLKYLSTKSTVSFINSLIFVFIAGILGWPFVLLIAVPLVLQYVVSKHKCFFTNVFKTGVKSLIGLFLIIFIVLTIDSIIYGKITPVFYNIVSYNVLQANEETGPNIFGVEPWYYYVLNLVLNFPILTLLGVVGFSLLVPFDHNLIQILPIFSQLFIWIGVFISQPHKEERFLYPIYGLITFTASLFYTKIFQNNATTMQSNNRLQLTIKSFVKLFSITAIIIQSLLRIYALINNYTAPIGVYFHLFDIQDILTEYKTNNTDNSLINVCVGREWYHFPTSLLLPDNFRIRYVPSGFDGLLPGDFNEKVDKLTSIRSIPPGMNNANRFDAGKIFDHKDCDLYVDISSTIGEKDIFNPQNMNAIYCEKFIDIENSKLLGRAFTLPTPITDLPTVAKNLNKIYHVEYKDYCVYSLL from the coding sequence ATGATATCAAATCACAAACTAAACAAAACATCTGTATTGTtagttataattttattcattATAAGATGTGGAATTGCTCCAGTATTTTCTCTTATAAGTGATTGCGACGAAACTTATAATTACTTGGATCCGTTAAATTTTCTACTAAGAGGTTTTGGTAAAGAAACTTGGGAATATTCGCCAGTTTATTCCATTAGATCCTGggcttttttattaccattCTACTCTATATTAAAACCATTGTCAGCAATCGGTTTACTTCCCAGtgatttgttatttttcagTTTAAGGTTTGTTTTAGGTGCATTTTCTGCATTGAGTGagatatatttgtttaagCAGTTATTAACTACTTTTAACTTAACACAAGCCAATTGGTGGctttttttgcaaatttTTAACCCTGGTTGGTTTCATGCATGTGTTGAATTGCTACCTTCTTCATTTGCCATGattttactattattatctacaggccattttttaaaatatttgagtACTAAATCCACAGTATCATTTATAAACtctttaatatttgttttcattGCAGGTATTTTAGGCTGGCcgtttgttttattaatagcGGTACCATTAGTGTTACAATATGTTGTGTCAAAACACAAATGTTTTTTCaccaatgtttttaaaaccGGTGTCAAAAGTTTGATTggattatttttgattatctTTATAGTGTTGACTATTGATTCAATAATCTATGGTAAAATAACCCCAGTTTTCTACAATATCGTAAGTTATAACGTTTTACAAGCCAACGAGGAAACCGGCCCCAATATTTTTGGAGTTGAACCatggtattattatgttCTAAATTTGGTATTAAATTTCCCTATTTTAACTCTACTCGGAGTAGTTGGATTTTCATTACTTGTTCCATTTGATCACAATTTAATCCAAATTTTACCTATTTTTTctcaattatttatttggatTGGTGTTTTCATTTCACAACCACATAAGGAAGAAAGATTTCTTTATCCTATCTATGGGTTAATTACATTCACAGCCAGTTTATTCTACACGAAAATCTTTCAGAACAATGCCACAACAATGCAAAGTAACAATAGGTTACAACTAACaattaaatcttttgtCAAACTTTTCAGCATAactgctattattatccaaTCGTTATTGAGAATATATGCtctaattaataattatactGCACCAATTGGCGTTTATTTCCACTTATTCGATATCCAGGATATTCTTACtgaatataaaacaaacaacacagataattctttaattaatGTTTGTGTTGGTAGAGAATGGTATCATTTCCCCACTTCTTTATTACTACCAGATAATTTCCGCATAAGATACGTTCCCAGTGGGTTTGATGGTCTCTTACCTGGCgattttaatgaaaaagttGATAAGTTAACAAGCATTAGATCTATTCCACCAGGTATGAATAATGCAAATAGATTTGATGCGGGCAAAATTTTTGATCATAAAGATTGCGATTTATACGTTGATATATCTTCAACCATTGGCGAGAAGGATATTTTCAATCCGCAAAATATGAATGCCATATACtgtgaaaaatttattgatattgaGAACAGTAAGCTTTTAGGTAGAGCGTTCACTCTTCCTACACCAATTACTGATTTACCAACAGTAGccaaaaatttaaacaaaatttacCATGTGGAATATAAGGATTATTGTGTATATAGTTTATTATAA
- the ADE12 gene encoding adenylosuccinate synthase (similar to Saccharomyces cerevisiae YNL220W | ADE12 | ADEnine requiring), whose protein sequence is MVDVVLGAQWGDEGKGKLVDLLVSSYDIVARCAGGNNAGHTIVVDGVKYDFHMLPSGLVNPNCINLIGSGVVIHVPSFFQELKNLEAKGLKNCRGRLFISSRAHLVFDFHQRTDKLRELELKGASKDGKNIGTTGKGIGPTYSTKASRSGLRVHHLVNDDPASWEYFCTKYRRLVETRKKRYGDFDYNVDEELARYAKYREELKPFVVDSVAFMHKAIQEKKKILVEGANALMLDIDFGTYPYVTSSSTAIGGVCTGLGIPPQTIKNVYGVVKAYTTRVGEGPFPTEQLNEEGDKLQKIGAEFGVTTGRKRRCGWLDLVVLKYSTWINGYTSLNITKLDVLDTFKNIPIGVAYELNGKKLDSFPEDLITLGKVNVEYVVLPGWDSDITKITKYEDLPENAKKYLKFIEDFVGVPVEWVGTGPARESMLHKEI, encoded by the coding sequence ATGGTTGACGTTGTTTTAGGTGCTCAATGGGGGGACGAAGGTAAGGGTAAATTGGTTGATTTATTAGTCAGCAGTTACGATATTGTAGCTCGTTGTGCTGGTGGTAACAATGCTGGTCATACTATTGTTGTTGACGGTGTTAAATACGATTTTCATATGTTGCCTAGTGGGTTAGTTAATCCAAACTGTATCAATTTGATTGGATCTGGTGTTGTCATTCATGTTCCATCTTTCTTCcaagaattgaaaaatttggaagCCAAAGGCTTGAAAAACTGTCGTGGtagattatttatttcttctaGGGCTCATTTGGTTTTTGATTTCCATCAACGCACCGATAAATTAAGGGAACTGGAACTTAAAGGTGCTAGTAAAGatggtaaaaatattggtaCCACTGGTAAGGGTATCGGTCCAACTTATTCTACTAAAGCTTCTAGATCAGGTTTGAGAGTTCACCATTTGGTTAACGATGATCCGGCTAGTTGGGAATATTTCTGCACCAAATACAGAAGATTAGTTGAAACcagaaaaaagagatatGGTGACTTTGACTATAACGTGGATGAAGAATTAGCTAGATATGCTAAATATAGAGAAGAATTAAAACCATTTGTAGTTGATTCTGTAGCATTCATGCACAAGGCTATacaggaaaagaaaaaaatattggttGAAGGTGCTAATGCCTTAATGTTGGATATAGATTTTGGTACTTATCCATATGTTACGTCCTCTTCAACTGCCATTGGGGGTGTGTGTACAGGGCTGGGTATTCCGCCACaaactattaaaaatgtttatgGTGTTGTTAAAGCCTACACTACCAGAGTTGGTGAAGGTCCATTCCCAACTGAACAATTGAATGAAGAAGGTGACAAATTGCAAAAAATCGGCGCTGAATTTGGTGTTACTACTGGTCGTAAGCGTCGTTGTGGTTGGTTAGATTTGGTTGTTTTGAAGTATTCTACTTGGATTAATGGATACACCTCTTTAAACATCACTAAGTTGGATGTTTTGGatacatttaaaaacattccAATTGGTGTCGCTTATGAATTGAATggtaaaaaattagattCTTTCCCGGAGGATTTAATCACTTTGGGTAAAGTAAATGTTGAATATGTTGTTTTACCTGGTTGGGATTCAGATATTACCAAGATTACTAAGTATGAAGATTTACCAGAAAATGCTAAAAAGTACttgaaatttattgaaGACTTTGTTGGTGTTCCAGTTGAATGGGTTGGTACTGGTCCAGCCAGAGAAAGTATGTTGCATAAGGAAATTTAA
- the POP1 gene encoding ribonuclease P/MRP protein subunit POP1 (similar to Saccharomyces cerevisiae YNL221C | POP1 | Processing Of Precursor RNAs), translated as MSANNVNTSSSYNSSNHKNNPRRKFNENQQKKFQRVRNARTIRTEIIQDIRQTRRQRNNNANVFSEDAGVLKLPEFISSREFEIKQLQNAMHNSKKSSSTRVFQDLPRKLRRRTASHNVKRIPKRLRKRALNEMKKSSQSITTGNTHLLKDKPHYTKKQLYKLKMSVKLLRLATKSKHMRYSINYETKNFKKYQLRRKFRDLKKLVNMHKNLKDGKITSIKNSVFSFKNAEEISTPHANQLAPLPLAKSIKYMKRQKKYAWLPTHVWNSKRSHMIKVWGKNIAYTPTQKCFRLTHRLGNANSCLSDGCLMEDSCYRGKMVVSSNNCTESNLPKLLSQIIKNKNKIVIDGKVLGPVDLYWIEKPSKLLLILHPSIYATVFNYIASKFTEYLCVTDFQYNIGSIDLFGATVLQTLAKVLRREFDIVNIEHRSSSLNDDYQLFMQLASNVRDINALPISKDFNLGFIVKDPRSLKRPQLPKDFNNKVFNFDEVIQLLENRDSNSDVWKNLFTMEGKHHTDILRFPSKSTTKGSESTQSGNTDNSNSAVSIPLIITKTTLGWRVLLPYHWVLPLWNKLNKVPRTYHIGLKQEQQLHYEQNKLYFPHDWPFTPMGYQLNCNEAAAKKEVWERKPFSKKINYQKIDSIHEEELPYCGEIGDWFCCDWKLLQFLHNGINYYLSSNNCSGNNNALTAIDIPIVNAAKTTQFDNQNIRNITCIVDIFELYKETHTAVDVPIELFNVKNGTENNLNLLQKHDIVTKRLPIIPIKFEAIDRGHPLDNARIYAISRSKWEDYWQLIVSKSLKTPSGKTDHESYKEMLSSKYLPKIQDLVGFVTCGTFNLSSGKGTCIGMVVPQELLKYDYSSSHYLIRNTGTNSYRIFKSSPIKI; from the coding sequence ATGTCAGCAAATAATGTCAATACATCATCATCTTATAATAGTAGCAACCATAAAAACAATCCTAGAAGAAAATTCAATGAAaatcaacaaaagaaatttcAAAGAGTTAGAAATGCTAGAACCATTAGAACAGAGATTATTCAAGATATAAGGCAAACTAGAAGACAGAGGAACAACAACGCAAATGTGTTTAGTGAGGATGCTggtgttttaaaattaccTGAATTTATATCCTCTAGAGAATTTGAGATCAAGCAATTACAAAACGCAATGCataattccaaaaaaagttCATCTACCAGGGTTTTTCAAGATTTACCACGTAAGTTGCGTAGAAGAACAGCGTCTCACAATGTGAAAAGAATTCCTAAAAGATTAAGGAAAAGAGCACTTaatgaaatgaaaaaaagttcGCAAAGTATAACAACAGGTAACACACATTTGTTAAAGGACAAACCTCATTATACCAAGAAACAATTgtacaaattaaaaatgtcCGTCAAATTACTGAGATTAGCTACTAAGTCCAAGCATATGAGATACTCTATAAATTATGAAaccaaaaattttaaaaaatatcaattaagaagaaaatttagagatttaaaaaagctTGTTAATATGCATAAAAACCTCAAGGATGGAAAAATTACTAGCATTAAAAACTCTgtgttttcttttaaaaatgccGAAGAAATTTCAACACCCCATGCTAACCAACTAGCACCCCTTCCACTGGCAAAatctattaaatatatgaaaagacaaaaaaaatatgcttGGTTGCCAACTCATGTTTGGAATTCTAAAAGATCACACATGATTAAAGTATGGGGGAAAAATATAGCATACACTCCAACGCAAAAATGCTTTAGATTAACTCACAGGCTTGGCAATGCCAACAGTTGTTTAAGTGATGGATGTTTAATGGAAGATTCTTGTTACAGGGGCAAAATGGTTGTATCTTCGAACAATTGTACTGAATCTAACTTACCAAAGCTTTTATcccaaattattaaaaacaaaaacaaaattgttattgatGGGAAAGTACTGGGTCCTGTGGATCTATATTGGATAGAAAAACCTTCCAAACTGCTTTTGATTTTGCATCCTTCTATTTATGCAACGGTTTTCAATTACATTGCTAGCAAATTTACAGAATACTTGTGCGTTACAGACTTCCAGTATAATATTGGTAGTATTGATTTATTTGGGGCCACTGTATTACAGACACTTGCCAAAGTTCTTAGAAGAGAATTTGACATTGTCAATATCGAACATAGAAGTAGCAGTCTTAATGATGACTACCAACTTTTCATGCAGTTAGCAAGTAACGTCAGAGATATCAATGCTTTACCTATTAGCAAAGATTTTAACTTGGGCTTTATTGTCAAAGATCCGAGGTCTTTGAAGAGACCACAGTTACCTAAAGATTTTAACaacaaagtttttaattttgatgaaGTTATACAGCTGTTAGAAAATCGTGATAGTAACAGCGATGTATGGAAGAACTTATTTACTATGGAGGGGAAACATCATACTGATATTTTACGCTTTCCCTCAAAAAGTACAACCAAAGGCTCTGAATCTACGCAAAGTGGTAACACAGATAACTCTAACTCCGCTGTATCCATTCCACTGATTATAACCAAAACCACTCTGGGCTGGAGAGTTTTATTACCTTACCACTGGGTTCTCCCATTATGGAATAAACTGAATAAAGTCCCAAGAACTTACCATATTGGGTTGAAACAAGAACAACAGCTACATTATGAACAAAACAAACTATATTTCCCACATGACTGGCCGTTTACTCCGATGGGTTATCAATTAAATTGCAATGAAGCTGCCGCCAAGAAAGAAGTGTGGGAAAGGAAacctttttcaaaaaaaataaattatcaaaaaatagattCAATACATGAAGAAGAATTGCCTTATTGTGGAGAGATTGGAGATTGGTTTTGTTGTGATTGGAAATTGTTACAATTTTTGCACAATGGcataaattattatctgAGCAGCAATAACTGTTctggaaataataatgctcTCACTGCAATTGACATACCTATTGTGAATGCTGCAAAAACTACGCAGTTTGATAATCAGAATATTAGGAATATAACTTGTATTGTCGATATCTTTGAATTATACAAAGAAACCCATACCGCTGTAGATGTACCAATAGAGCTAtttaatgttaaaaatgGCACCGAAAATAATCTTAACTTACTACAGAAACATGATATTGTAACTAAGAGGTTACCGATCATACCAATTAAATTTGAAGCAATCGATAGAGGACATCCATTGGACAATGCAAGGATATATGCTATATCTAGGTCCAAATGGGAGGATTATTGGCAATTAATAGTTAGTAAAAGCTTGAAAACACCAAGCGGGAAAACTGACCATGAAAGTTATAAAGAAATGCTATCTAGTAAATATTTACCGAAGATTCAAGATTTAGTAGGATTTGTTACTTGTGGTACGTTTAATTTGAGTAGTGGTAAAGGTACATGCATTGGCATGGTTGTCCCCCAAgaattattgaaatatgATTATTCGAGTAGTCATTATTTGATTAGAAATACAGGTACAAATTCGTACAGGATATTCAAATCAAGtccaattaaaatatag